The following are encoded together in the Lathyrus oleraceus cultivar Zhongwan6 chromosome 3, CAAS_Psat_ZW6_1.0, whole genome shotgun sequence genome:
- the LOC127131560 gene encoding succinate dehydrogenase subunit 7B, mitochondrial-like: MAFLLSKSTLASHFRSTSQKIEDPVSLSRRQFHVEPGTREKALLAEDSALKPFKSYKQSVKKLRKIGDVLTIVVVAGMLSSNPSFDKINAGLGMCSTDTSNTTPTLTR; this comes from the exons ATGGCATTCTTGTTGAGCAAATCAACCCTAGCTTCTCATTTTCGATCCACATCTCAG AAAATCGAAGATCCCGTTTCCCTCTCGCGCCGTCAGTTCCATGTTGAACCCGGGACTCGTGAAAAAGCT CTCTTGGCAGAAGATTCAGCTCTCAAGCCATTCAAATCATATAAGCAGAGTGTAAAAAAGCTCCGGAAAATTGGGGATGTTTTAACTATTGTTGTTGTTGCAGGTATGCTATCTTCTAATCCTTCTTTTGATAAAATAAATGCGGGTTTAGGGATGTGTAGCACGGATACCTCGAACACAACCCCGACACTGACACGGTGA
- the LOC127131561 gene encoding uncharacterized protein LOC127131561 translates to MALRYNVLYGFLCRLVTTSARQSQDAWGSADWTEVEGSWILKPKSSKPNFVVHFVGGIFVGAAPQLTYRWFLERLAEKGVLVIATPYASGFDHFFIADEVQFKFDRCYRTLQETVKELPIFGVGHSLGSLVHLLIGSRYAVQRSGNVLMAFNNKVFIQQSTKYSAV, encoded by the exons ATGGCTTTG AGATATAACGTGCTTTATGGATTTCTTTGCAGATTAGTTACTACTTCTGCTAGACAATCACAGGATGCATGGGGTTCAGCAGACTGGACTGAAGTCGAG GGATCATGGATTCTCAAACCCAAAAGCTCCAAACCCAATTTTGTTGTACATTTTGTGGGAGGTATATTTGTAGGAGCTGCACCTCAGCTTACCTACCGCTGGTTCCTTGAGCGCCTAGCAGAAAA GGGTGTATTGGTCATTGCAACTCCATATGCCAGTGGGTTTGATCACTTCTTCATTGCAGATGAAGTGCAGTTTAAATTTGACCGGTGCTACCGCACACTACAAGAAACA gtcaaagagctTCCTATTTTTGGTGTTGGCCATTCTCTGGGATCGCTTGTCCACCTCCTGATTG GGTCAAGATATGCAGTGCAAAGATCTGGAAATGTTCTCATGGCATTCAATAACAAGGTATTCATCCAGCAATCAACGAAATAtagcgctgtctaa